CGCCAACCAGCTCACCGAAGGTCTTGTCGCCACCGATGCTGAGGTGGCACGGGAGCGCGACTTGGACCTCGTCGTCGGGAATCAGGCCCATGACGACGTCGCGTTCTCCGGTGAGCGACGCCACAACGTGCGTGTGCGCCGCCAACAGGACCGCTGTGACCGAGGTGTTGAATCGCTCCGACAGGTCGCGGACCCGAGCCATCAATTCTGTGTCGATGCCGACACTCGTGTCGGCGACGCGATCGGTGAGGTCGATCGTCCAACGCGGTAGCGGTGTGAAACCGCCAGACATCAAGACGTCGTGCCAATAGCGCCTGCTGTCCAGTGTCTCAATCGGTGCGTTGGTGGTTGTTGTTGCATCTGTCGTGGTCGACACGAGTTCCGCCCCCTGGTCTATATGTATGAGTGCTTCGAGCTCGCGGCTGGGGTTCTCGCCCCAGTGGCTGCCCGGCACGACGTCGCTTCCCTTCATCAGGAACGAGGCCGCATCGAGCGTCGCTCCGTCTCCCATCGTCACGCCGTAGTGCACGAGGCTCCCGACCCCGAGCGTGACTCCCGATCCGATGACGATGTCGTCGGACTTGAACGAGCCGTCTTCTTGCGAGTGCGGCTGGATGAGAGAACCTGC
This genomic stretch from Acidimicrobiales bacterium harbors:
- a CDS encoding DapH/DapD/GlmU-related protein → MVTIGDDCVFNAGSLIQPHSQEDGSFKSDDIVIGSGVTLGVGSLVHYGVTMGDGATLDAASFLMKGSDVVPGSHWGENPSRELEALIHIDQGAELVSTTTDATTTTNAPIETLDSRRYWHDVLMSGGFTPLPRWTIDLTDRVADTSVGIDTELMARVRDLSERFNTSVTAVLLAAHTHVVASLTGERDVVMGLIPDDEVQVALPCHLSIGGDKTFGELVGDAASVAADATRHAGFDLGALRSDLNLETPLFETVVGSLDNTGSLPDAVWLGVGVYGGIAGSHLRVRHHTSHFSAEYATRIAGYHVRALRLLCDDPGQ